From the genome of Fibrobacter sp. UWR3, one region includes:
- a CDS encoding fibro-slime domain-containing protein, whose protein sequence is MKHNKTSILGIVLGIMGLLAGVQGVFASCVGNVYFRAPSDWTQAVFFVENGTMPKTVTTKDENGFFSVDLSTITQEPYMAKFGIANSTTNGANNIVVLDSVWAFQNMYNQISNLATIPCPNSATAQVYVAEDALHPGSTYVGSAPPDAKFFYILLPEEKEWQSDDLMISYTTAQGVKKDTAMLPSPDYCGWHYMVFDTPPSDAVLYLKNNKDVQLGINGLWDDDGEADPIDLGTVFEAYGVEQLFFIPDDALWPDDGSGGWYVEYPNVEGTCTFSLAAIIYDSDQDLLNVFTSDPDASGFGACVGVHTGIVNEDLGPDGKPVFSGSPNAVKCFGTAQNFNMLFNYTPGVNEMQCYDMPFRHYGMDTRWGFDSDSTHYDADGNELAKGGFTGGFYPLENSTDASVVVINGVPQGPTPKARKKRKADAPVGIKIEYADLDHYCNTPGWFGGIDCGATNEFSSGENPSAWDWGVREDWAKMNSNVALERNQQYCFQSHATFTYNEDQEFTFRGDDDIWVFINKKLAVDNGGAHLAAPGHVVLKNLNTTYGAGFLVPGQDYDLDIFFCDRRTTMTNVIIKTNMYIKQSTGLDFSTQQTSTGGLQMNICVETSGGGDCASVALGTAGQAGQQVTKECGGDISVPIAYSISTRKGEIPANCSDCAALPLGTISHGGIDLTNPKVPVVYPDKIGGLAPGSYRLVIEVNGKKTYYSFRIKGNLGIVSRDVVFDNVDKEASVYNSGTKWKFIDKAMAGTRIPVYISAPDDQGGVDLISAPGQNYSLSLTAGAALYKTNDPADQTPLTTPYSGTVNPTGIDTLWVEVPLAGLASGTQEVTASVGNTSAKLTFYAPTITFAEPATKDSLGNVLTWNPVTQDPDTDADGDEYFHWVSADVDFYVIAMNPITNSVCKECSFVLDVIDASNGIVSQVSPFNEGVALVRIRSNVEYSTTAASMVVAALDNNAIAAPYGNMHFYKPPAPMPLIVDMFDVKGAPLGEMNIYHDFHSESQEYLDGKADSMAIIYDRAIHADSVPTYICLHFDESNLDKINPYDMGISNNSRDTEMYCSTQFDSATVRKAYDRSPDGGQTLVFAVDDAFTKDVKTKVNPDNKIASFTKYEWKGKEVKTFFEKGLTDRMAPVILAARVSNEGDGAVYDQVRIIISEPVTVLDAGFGAQAFSYYLNSAIDIASESARYMHSTAGNVPQPKKDTINLRYYNADPNNPTPHVGDYIRFRADALIWADTSNGFAPGADTLRSADDASWTWNSPTNYNSTKRLPSPWVQVVGDAKITVTTISYNIADPSRVTPDMPVGEIFPVKTNENMDKVKADHPGTLGHFVQSDMGSIIGSKDEYASVDKSEVYFQYEVDYFTNLGTFVAHQSGKLYCNDKFFSPDPKTTPDGMGDCVKNPRNFYVAWNMLSDKHRLVGTGAYITKYSSFVKLADKGKKAKKELTEVWGVKRGKGVVK, encoded by the coding sequence ATGAAACATAATAAGACCTCCATCTTAGGGATTGTATTGGGTATCATGGGGCTCCTTGCAGGGGTGCAGGGCGTTTTTGCTTCGTGCGTGGGAAACGTCTACTTCAGGGCGCCTAGCGACTGGACTCAGGCGGTGTTCTTCGTGGAAAACGGCACAATGCCAAAGACCGTTACCACCAAGGACGAAAACGGGTTTTTCTCCGTTGACCTTTCCACCATAACGCAAGAACCTTACATGGCGAAGTTCGGCATAGCGAACTCCACGACCAACGGTGCGAACAACATCGTGGTGCTGGATTCTGTATGGGCTTTCCAGAACATGTACAACCAGATTAGCAACCTTGCTACCATCCCGTGCCCGAACAGTGCGACAGCCCAGGTGTATGTGGCAGAAGACGCTCTCCATCCGGGTTCGACCTACGTGGGTTCCGCTCCCCCCGATGCGAAGTTCTTCTACATATTGCTGCCCGAAGAAAAGGAATGGCAGTCCGATGACCTGATGATTAGCTATACCACTGCGCAGGGAGTAAAGAAGGATACTGCCATGCTTCCTTCGCCGGACTATTGCGGTTGGCACTATATGGTGTTCGATACTCCGCCTTCCGATGCTGTGCTGTACCTGAAGAACAACAAGGATGTGCAGTTGGGCATCAACGGCCTGTGGGACGATGATGGCGAAGCTGACCCGATAGACTTGGGTACCGTTTTTGAAGCATACGGTGTGGAACAGCTGTTCTTTATCCCCGACGACGCCTTGTGGCCCGATGACGGTTCGGGTGGTTGGTACGTGGAATACCCCAATGTGGAAGGTACGTGCACTTTCTCTCTCGCCGCAATCATCTACGATAGCGACCAGGACTTGCTGAACGTGTTTACTTCTGACCCTGATGCGAGTGGGTTTGGCGCCTGCGTGGGCGTGCATACGGGTATTGTCAACGAGGACCTCGGCCCGGACGGCAAGCCCGTGTTCTCGGGTTCTCCGAATGCGGTGAAATGCTTTGGTACTGCACAGAACTTCAATATGCTGTTCAACTACACGCCGGGCGTTAACGAGATGCAGTGCTACGATATGCCCTTCCGTCATTACGGCATGGATACCCGCTGGGGGTTCGATTCCGATTCCACGCACTACGATGCGGATGGCAACGAGCTTGCTAAGGGTGGCTTTACGGGCGGGTTCTACCCGCTGGAAAATTCCACGGATGCCTCTGTAGTCGTTATAAACGGTGTGCCGCAGGGTCCGACTCCGAAAGCCCGTAAGAAGCGCAAGGCCGATGCTCCGGTGGGTATCAAGATTGAATATGCCGACCTTGACCATTACTGCAATACTCCGGGCTGGTTTGGCGGTATAGACTGCGGTGCCACGAACGAGTTCAGCAGTGGCGAGAATCCTTCGGCCTGGGATTGGGGTGTTCGTGAAGACTGGGCGAAGATGAATAGCAATGTGGCCCTGGAACGTAACCAGCAGTACTGCTTCCAGTCGCATGCGACGTTCACCTACAACGAGGACCAGGAATTCACGTTCCGTGGTGACGATGACATCTGGGTGTTCATCAACAAGAAACTTGCCGTGGATAACGGCGGTGCCCACCTTGCCGCTCCGGGTCACGTGGTGCTGAAGAACTTGAACACGACCTACGGTGCGGGCTTCCTTGTGCCGGGCCAGGACTATGACCTGGATATCTTCTTCTGTGACCGTCGCACCACGATGACGAACGTCATCATCAAGACGAACATGTACATCAAGCAGTCTACCGGTCTTGACTTCTCGACCCAGCAGACGAGCACGGGTGGCCTGCAGATGAATATCTGCGTGGAAACCTCCGGCGGTGGCGACTGCGCCTCCGTGGCTCTCGGTACCGCTGGGCAGGCGGGCCAGCAAGTTACTAAGGAATGCGGTGGCGATATATCGGTGCCGATTGCTTACTCCATTTCTACCCGCAAGGGCGAAATTCCGGCTAACTGCAGCGACTGTGCGGCGCTCCCGCTCGGTACAATCAGCCACGGCGGTATCGACCTGACCAACCCGAAGGTGCCTGTTGTGTACCCGGATAAGATTGGCGGCCTCGCTCCCGGCTCTTACCGCCTTGTCATCGAAGTCAATGGCAAGAAGACTTACTACTCCTTCCGCATCAAGGGTAACCTCGGTATTGTTTCCCGCGACGTGGTGTTCGATAACGTCGACAAGGAAGCTTCGGTCTACAATTCCGGAACCAAGTGGAAGTTTATTGACAAGGCTATGGCGGGTACGCGCATTCCGGTGTATATCTCCGCTCCCGATGACCAGGGCGGTGTTGACCTGATTTCGGCTCCGGGCCAGAACTACTCGCTATCCCTTACTGCGGGCGCAGCGCTCTACAAGACGAACGACCCTGCCGACCAGACCCCGCTGACAACGCCCTACTCCGGAACGGTGAATCCGACGGGTATCGATACCCTCTGGGTGGAAGTCCCGCTGGCAGGCCTTGCAAGCGGTACGCAGGAGGTGACCGCTTCCGTGGGCAACACTTCGGCTAAGCTTACGTTCTATGCACCGACAATCACGTTTGCGGAACCCGCTACCAAGGATTCCTTGGGTAACGTGCTTACCTGGAACCCGGTTACGCAGGACCCGGATACGGATGCGGACGGTGATGAGTACTTCCACTGGGTAAGCGCCGACGTGGACTTCTACGTTATCGCGATGAACCCGATAACCAACAGCGTGTGCAAGGAATGCTCGTTCGTGCTTGACGTCATCGACGCATCGAACGGTATTGTTTCGCAGGTGTCGCCGTTTAACGAGGGCGTGGCTCTCGTGCGTATCCGTAGCAACGTGGAGTATTCTACTACTGCGGCCTCGATGGTCGTTGCTGCCCTCGACAACAACGCGATTGCTGCCCCCTATGGCAACATGCACTTCTACAAGCCGCCTGCACCGATGCCGCTCATTGTCGACATGTTCGACGTGAAGGGCGCTCCGCTTGGCGAAATGAACATTTACCATGACTTCCATAGCGAAAGCCAGGAATACCTCGACGGTAAGGCGGATTCGATGGCGATTATCTACGACCGTGCGATTCATGCGGACTCCGTCCCGACGTACATCTGCCTGCATTTTGACGAGAGCAACCTCGACAAGATTAACCCGTACGATATGGGCATTTCGAACAACTCTCGCGACACCGAGATGTATTGTTCTACGCAGTTTGACTCCGCGACTGTCAGGAAGGCCTACGACCGTAGCCCGGATGGTGGCCAGACGCTCGTGTTTGCCGTGGATGACGCGTTTACGAAGGACGTGAAGACCAAGGTGAACCCCGACAACAAGATTGCCTCGTTCACGAAGTACGAATGGAAGGGCAAGGAAGTGAAGACCTTCTTCGAGAAGGGCCTTACTGACCGCATGGCTCCGGTGATTCTTGCGGCCCGCGTGTCTAACGAAGGTGACGGCGCCGTTTATGACCAGGTGAGGATTATCATTTCTGAACCGGTGACTGTACTGGATGCGGGCTTTGGCGCGCAGGCGTTCAGCTATTACCTGAACTCCGCCATCGATATCGCGAGCGAGTCTGCCCGTTACATGCACTCGACGGCGGGTAACGTGCCGCAGCCGAAGAAAGATACCATCAATCTTCGCTACTACAACGCCGACCCGAACAACCCGACTCCGCACGTGGGCGACTACATCCGCTTCCGTGCCGATGCCCTGATTTGGGCCGATACCTCGAACGGTTTTGCTCCGGGTGCCGATACGCTGCGTTCTGCGGATGATGCTTCTTGGACCTGGAATTCCCCGACGAACTACAACTCCACCAAGCGCTTGCCTTCTCCGTGGGTGCAGGTCGTGGGTGATGCCAAGATTACTGTGACCACGATTTCGTACAACATTGCCGATCCGTCGAGGGTGACGCCCGACATGCCGGTGGGCGAGATATTCCCCGTGAAGACGAACGAGAACATGGACAAGGTAAAGGCTGACCATCCGGGTACGCTCGGTCATTTTGTGCAGTCCGACATGGGCTCCATTATCGGGTCTAAGGATGAATATGCCTCGGTGGACAAGAGCGAAGTGTACTTCCAGTACGAAGTGGACTACTTTACCAACCTGGGAACGTTTGTTGCACACCAGAGCGGTAAGCTCTACTGCAACGACAAGTTCTTCTCGCCCGACCCGAAGACCACTCCGGATGGCATGGGTGACTGCGTGAAGAACCCGCGCAACTTCTACGTGGCCTGGAACATGCTTTCGGACAAGCACCGCCTGGTGGGTACCGGCGCCTACATCACCAAGTACAGTTCGTTTGTGAAGCTTGCCGACAAGGGCAAGAAGGCCAAGAAGGAACTGACCGAAGTCTGGGGCGTGAAGCGCGGCAAGGGCGTGGTCAAGTAA
- a CDS encoding SPOR domain-containing protein, with the protein MRKIAISLFACALSTLVWAGEPTDIDSLFRGKEYKPELSASLRDTTNVNSAVPGKKDSKDSKGNGLYVLQFEAVGDFDAAQRRRAQISAATGYNINVVFDAPFYKLRGGGWTTKKAADDKARELSVYNINALVVKLR; encoded by the coding sequence ATGCGAAAGATTGCTATAAGCCTGTTTGCGTGCGCCCTCTCTACCCTCGTGTGGGCGGGCGAACCTACCGATATCGATTCCCTCTTCCGTGGCAAGGAATACAAGCCCGAACTCAGCGCATCGCTCCGCGATACGACCAACGTGAATTCGGCGGTTCCGGGCAAGAAGGACTCGAAGGATTCGAAGGGCAATGGGCTCTACGTGCTCCAGTTCGAAGCCGTGGGTGACTTTGATGCCGCCCAGCGCCGCAGGGCGCAGATTTCTGCAGCGACTGGCTACAACATCAACGTGGTGTTCGACGCGCCGTTCTACAAGCTGCGTGGCGGTGGCTGGACCACGAAGAAGGCCGCCGACGACAAGGCTCGCGAACTTTCCGTTTATAACATCAACGCTCTGGTTGTTAAACTGCGCTAG
- a CDS encoding glutamate--tRNA ligase family protein — translation MEGKIRFAPSPTGYLHEGHLLSALYVWAAARKWGLQIHLRIEDHDRGRARPEYIDSIYEDLEWFGFQWDSQSIQSARTALYEAALEGLQKRGLVYPCYCSRKQLEAENPKSETGEIVYRGKCFLRHTEALRSKAKNSMDTLVASRLRCDDLRQDFLRCDEQPHNLRIVIPDKVIHWHDMRLGDFNENPKLQCGDFPIRDREGQWTYQFAVCVDDIEEGITHIVRGEDIRSSTARQIALMRLLGRETPPLYLHHPLIVDPAGKKLSKRERAHSLRQDRDAGITASELLGRVCHKAGFLPNSTPLNLENAISIVEQSL, via the coding sequence ATGGAAGGAAAAATACGATTTGCGCCGAGCCCCACGGGCTACCTGCACGAAGGCCACCTGCTTTCGGCACTCTATGTGTGGGCGGCCGCTCGCAAATGGGGCCTGCAAATACACCTGCGCATCGAGGACCACGACCGGGGTCGCGCCCGCCCCGAATACATCGACAGCATTTACGAAGACCTGGAATGGTTTGGATTCCAGTGGGATTCCCAAAGTATCCAGAGTGCGCGAACAGCCCTCTACGAAGCCGCGCTCGAAGGCCTGCAGAAAAGGGGACTCGTGTACCCGTGCTACTGCAGCCGCAAGCAGCTGGAAGCAGAAAACCCCAAGAGCGAGACCGGCGAAATCGTTTATCGCGGGAAGTGTTTCCTGCGTCATACCGAAGCCTTGCGCAGCAAGGCAAAAAACTCCATGGACACACTTGTCGCTTCGCGACTGCGGTGTGACGATCTCCGGCAAGACTTTCTACGGTGTGACGAGCAACCGCACAACCTGCGCATCGTAATTCCTGACAAAGTAATACACTGGCACGACATGCGCCTCGGCGACTTCAATGAGAATCCGAAACTGCAATGCGGCGACTTCCCCATCCGTGACCGCGAGGGGCAATGGACATACCAGTTCGCCGTCTGCGTCGACGACATCGAGGAAGGAATCACCCATATCGTGCGCGGCGAGGACATTCGCAGTTCAACCGCAAGGCAAATCGCCCTCATGCGCCTGCTCGGGCGCGAAACCCCACCGCTGTACCTGCACCACCCGCTTATCGTGGACCCCGCAGGCAAAAAACTTTCCAAGCGGGAACGCGCCCACAGCCTGCGCCAAGACCGCGATGCGGGCATTACCGCCAGCGAACTGCTGGGCAGGGTGTGCCACAAGGCGGGTTTTCTGCCGAACAGCACCCCCCTGAACCTTGAAAATGCCATTTCGATTGTAGAACAATCCCTGTAA
- a CDS encoding PolC-type DNA polymerase III → MTAPQPELLKFAVVDVETTGGAGDANRITEIGIALLDGDEQVGEFHSLVDPGVPITPFVKNLTGITDEMVSGQPQFQALAEKIAELLDGRIFVAHNVQFDCRMVRTELKRCCVKFDPPRLCTVKTSRKFFPGLPSYSLHNLTESLGLSDFRHHRAMDDTLACAEILKLAYRKVGPERILKEVKNLSTPKKARVLSPKV, encoded by the coding sequence ATGACCGCCCCGCAGCCTGAATTACTGAAATTCGCAGTCGTGGATGTGGAAACGACCGGCGGTGCGGGAGATGCGAACCGCATTACCGAAATAGGGATTGCCCTGCTGGATGGCGACGAGCAGGTAGGGGAGTTCCATAGCCTTGTGGACCCGGGCGTGCCCATAACGCCGTTTGTCAAGAACCTGACCGGCATTACCGACGAGATGGTAAGCGGTCAGCCGCAGTTCCAGGCGCTTGCCGAAAAGATTGCGGAACTCCTGGACGGGCGCATCTTCGTGGCGCACAACGTGCAGTTCGATTGCCGGATGGTGCGCACGGAACTCAAGCGTTGCTGTGTGAAGTTTGACCCGCCGAGGCTATGCACCGTGAAGACTTCGCGCAAGTTTTTCCCGGGATTGCCTAGCTACAGCCTGCACAACCTGACGGAATCGCTCGGGCTGAGCGACTTTAGGCATCACCGCGCGATGGACGATACACTTGCCTGTGCAGAAATCCTGAAACTTGCCTACAGGAAGGTCGGGCCGGAACGTATTTTGAAAGAGGTGAAGAACCTTTCCACCCCCAAGAAGGCGCGTGTCTTGAGCCCCAAAGTCTAA
- a CDS encoding glycoside hydrolase family 3 protein, with product MALMHCGLATAAPQGLPQELQPLWDSMTLEEKVGQMIMVYMSPPDFVIENNLGGVLVMGAHLSTRNQLQKNLKNIASRAKIPLLVTIDQEGGHVNRIRSLDRKWEKAPSAKEMREMAPEKIERTAREIGATLKKTGINLNLAPAIDPPSDINGRETFMELHGRSWGGIENIEKARAFVKGMKASGIISAAKHFPGYDSETNSDLQMAESDATEDKIRENVAPFKALAPDAPVIMMSSVRYTKISDAPAVFEPKIVKMAHDIDDDIVVLTDDLWGTNLRAWISGPEAPLPNPYPASEFKKVVKAALDAGNDMFMTTYPTKAVDMKNTLLELARQSDDYLVRIEKSVARILKMKFRARLLTSH from the coding sequence ATGGCATTGATGCACTGCGGGCTTGCGACGGCAGCACCACAGGGACTCCCCCAAGAACTCCAGCCGCTGTGGGATTCAATGACTCTCGAAGAAAAGGTCGGGCAGATGATCATGGTGTACATGTCGCCCCCGGATTTTGTCATCGAGAATAACCTTGGCGGCGTACTCGTGATGGGCGCGCATCTCTCGACCAGGAACCAGCTCCAGAAGAACCTCAAGAACATCGCCTCGAGGGCAAAAATTCCGCTTCTTGTTACCATCGACCAAGAAGGTGGCCACGTGAACCGCATACGAAGTCTTGACCGCAAGTGGGAAAAGGCCCCGAGTGCGAAGGAAATGCGCGAGATGGCGCCCGAAAAAATCGAGCGAACCGCACGTGAAATCGGCGCCACCCTCAAGAAGACGGGAATCAACCTGAACCTCGCCCCGGCTATCGACCCGCCCTCCGATATAAACGGCAGGGAAACCTTCATGGAACTCCATGGACGTTCCTGGGGTGGCATCGAGAATATCGAGAAGGCCCGCGCGTTCGTGAAGGGAATGAAGGCTAGCGGAATCATCAGCGCCGCAAAGCATTTCCCGGGCTATGACAGCGAAACCAATAGCGACCTGCAGATGGCAGAAAGCGATGCGACCGAAGATAAAATCCGCGAGAATGTGGCGCCATTCAAGGCGCTCGCCCCGGATGCCCCCGTCATCATGATGAGCAGCGTGCGATACACGAAAATTTCTGATGCACCCGCGGTCTTTGAACCGAAAATCGTGAAGATGGCCCACGACATCGACGACGATATCGTGGTGCTTACCGACGACCTCTGGGGAACGAATCTGCGCGCATGGATAAGCGGTCCCGAAGCTCCGCTCCCGAACCCCTACCCCGCATCGGAATTCAAGAAGGTGGTGAAGGCGGCACTCGATGCCGGCAACGATATGTTCATGACGACCTACCCCACAAAAGCGGTAGACATGAAGAACACCCTGCTTGAACTCGCCCGGCAAAGCGACGATTACCTTGTACGTATCGAGAAGTCTGTCGCCCGCATATTGAAGATGAAGTTCCGGGCCAGACTATTGACTAGTCATTAG
- a CDS encoding DNA topoisomerase III — translation MATTTKKTTKTESTAKTAAKTATTKKATKPASEGITLIIAEKPSVAADLVKVLGAKSFKKNNGYYESDTTIVSHAIGHLVTIADPKDIDERYKAWDMKTLPMLPEKFPLVATPATKSQLSIVSKLIKRKDVTTIVNACDAGREGELIFFYILDYVLKGKFTGKTIKRLWMQSMTPTAIKDAFEHLRTAEEMENLKNAALCRSEADWLVGMNGSRGLTAYNSSMGGFQITPCGRVQTPTLAIIVKREEERQQFKPEKFWTIDADFDNGGVNYQGKWFEGDGKDRKKQIFDEKKANEILKKCKGKPGKIEESTAPSQQKCGQLYDLTTLQREANNRFGFSAKTTLSIAQALYERHKVTTYPRTDSRCLPEDYVAPVKATLGKIEGPLAKFAQEALDKNYVKRTPKVFDNTKISDHFAIIPTGVTPKGLSEAEEKIYTMVCQRFIAVFFPPAQYLNTTRITTVEGETFITEGKILVDPGFKAVYGKDSDDESNVPPLKGADAKTLDMRSNEDFTKPPAHYTESTLLSMMESAGKLVEDDELRDAMKERGLGTPATRAAIIEKLVSDKYVVRDGKEMIPTAKAFDLIKVLSAMNCEALTSPELTGEWEYKMDLISKGKESRENFMKGIVDMTKAMVKNIKGFKEENTTGEAKFSPVNGKKVFETVSRYTTEDGIVIRKMIGGKHLSDEEIVELLTKRKIGPLPGFRSKRGAEFTAVLIINDQNKIEFKFEEKPEEIEIGEKVGKSPIDNTDVFETLTGYVSQSYIDKKPSGLNLPKVLLGKEIPMEAIQKLLAGEKTELIKGFRSNKTRRLFDAYLTLEKGKLKFDFPPREFKPRRFFKKSAAKSEG, via the coding sequence ATGGCAACTACGACAAAGAAAACGACAAAGACAGAATCTACAGCAAAGACTGCGGCAAAGACCGCCACGACAAAGAAGGCGACAAAACCCGCCAGCGAGGGCATAACCCTCATCATCGCAGAAAAACCGAGCGTTGCGGCCGACCTCGTGAAGGTACTCGGCGCCAAGTCGTTCAAGAAGAATAACGGTTATTACGAAAGCGACACGACCATCGTGAGCCACGCCATCGGCCACCTGGTAACCATCGCCGACCCCAAGGATATCGACGAGCGCTACAAGGCATGGGACATGAAGACGCTCCCGATGCTCCCCGAAAAATTCCCGCTCGTTGCCACCCCCGCCACCAAGTCGCAGCTTTCCATCGTCAGCAAGCTCATCAAGCGTAAGGACGTGACGACCATCGTGAACGCATGCGATGCGGGCCGCGAAGGTGAACTGATTTTCTTCTACATCCTCGACTACGTACTCAAGGGCAAGTTCACGGGCAAGACCATCAAGCGCCTGTGGATGCAGAGCATGACCCCTACCGCCATCAAGGACGCGTTCGAGCACCTGCGCACCGCCGAAGAGATGGAAAACCTGAAAAACGCTGCCCTCTGCCGCAGCGAAGCCGACTGGCTCGTGGGCATGAACGGGAGCCGCGGGCTCACCGCCTACAACAGCAGCATGGGCGGGTTCCAGATTACGCCGTGCGGGCGCGTGCAGACCCCGACGCTCGCCATCATCGTGAAGCGCGAGGAAGAACGCCAGCAGTTCAAGCCCGAAAAGTTCTGGACCATCGATGCGGACTTCGACAACGGCGGCGTGAACTACCAGGGCAAATGGTTCGAGGGCGACGGCAAGGACCGCAAGAAGCAGATTTTTGACGAGAAGAAGGCGAACGAGATTCTCAAGAAGTGCAAGGGCAAGCCCGGCAAGATTGAGGAATCGACCGCGCCCTCCCAGCAGAAGTGCGGGCAGCTCTACGACCTCACCACGCTCCAGCGCGAAGCGAACAACCGCTTCGGCTTTAGCGCTAAGACTACGCTCTCGATTGCGCAGGCCCTGTACGAACGCCACAAGGTAACGACCTACCCGCGTACCGACAGCCGCTGCCTGCCCGAAGACTACGTGGCCCCCGTGAAGGCTACCCTCGGGAAAATCGAAGGCCCGCTCGCCAAGTTCGCGCAGGAGGCGCTCGACAAGAACTACGTGAAGCGCACCCCGAAGGTCTTTGACAACACGAAGATTTCGGACCACTTCGCCATCATCCCTACGGGAGTCACCCCGAAGGGACTCTCCGAAGCCGAAGAGAAAATCTACACGATGGTGTGCCAGCGTTTTATCGCGGTATTCTTCCCGCCGGCACAGTACCTGAACACGACGCGCATCACGACCGTCGAAGGTGAGACGTTCATTACCGAAGGCAAGATTCTCGTGGACCCGGGTTTCAAGGCGGTCTACGGCAAGGACAGCGATGACGAATCGAACGTGCCGCCCCTGAAGGGAGCCGACGCGAAGACGCTTGATATGCGCAGCAACGAGGACTTTACCAAGCCGCCTGCGCACTACACCGAAAGCACGCTCCTTTCCATGATGGAAAGCGCAGGCAAGCTCGTCGAGGACGACGAGCTGCGCGACGCCATGAAGGAGCGCGGGCTTGGTACGCCTGCGACACGCGCCGCCATTATCGAGAAACTGGTGAGCGACAAGTATGTTGTCCGTGACGGGAAGGAAATGATCCCGACGGCGAAGGCATTCGACCTTATCAAGGTGCTCTCGGCCATGAACTGCGAGGCGCTCACGAGCCCGGAACTCACCGGCGAGTGGGAATACAAGATGGACCTCATCAGCAAGGGCAAGGAATCCCGCGAGAACTTCATGAAGGGCATCGTCGACATGACGAAGGCCATGGTCAAAAACATCAAGGGATTCAAGGAAGAGAACACCACCGGCGAGGCAAAGTTTAGCCCGGTAAACGGCAAGAAGGTGTTCGAGACCGTGAGCCGCTACACTACCGAAGATGGTATCGTCATCCGCAAGATGATTGGCGGCAAGCACCTCTCCGACGAAGAAATCGTGGAACTCCTCACCAAGCGTAAGATTGGCCCGCTGCCCGGGTTCCGCAGCAAGCGCGGCGCGGAATTCACCGCGGTGCTCATCATCAACGACCAGAACAAAATCGAGTTCAAGTTCGAGGAAAAACCCGAGGAAATCGAAATCGGCGAGAAGGTGGGCAAGTCGCCCATCGACAACACCGACGTGTTCGAGACGCTCACCGGCTACGTGAGCCAGAGCTACATCGACAAGAAGCCCTCGGGCCTGAACCTGCCCAAGGTGCTGCTCGGCAAGGAAATCCCGATGGAAGCCATCCAGAAGCTCCTCGCGGGCGAAAAGACCGAACTCATCAAGGGCTTCCGCAGCAACAAGACGCGCAGGCTATTTGACGCCTACCTCACGCTCGAAAAGGGCAAGCTCAAGTTCGACTTCCCGCCGCGCGAGTTCAAGCCGCGCAGGTTCTTCAAGAAGAGTGCCGCAAAAAGCGAAGGGTAG